A window of Aricia agestis chromosome 10, ilAriAges1.1, whole genome shotgun sequence genomic DNA:
tacatattaatcaatttcaaatattttaaagtacaatTACAACCTTTTCCATTCAAACACTCTTTTAAATTATCAGGAAGATTACTTAatttcttttgtaaattaaattctaCACATTCAATGAGTAAATGTGtgtattttattagttaaaaaaatgtatgataaaagcataatttcaaaataatatttgcttgatgcactctttcaccatattataagctattattataatatgtttatacatacaacgtaggtgaatgaaattttgcacagttatctgtgcaaaatttcattcacctacgtttccgcatttttcgtcaaaagggatcaaaagtttttcgctcgcttattaatatgattaaaataatattaatgcgtTCGACTGCAAAACTCAAATTCGATCCCATTCACTCGTTTACTACTACAAATTGATCTTAATGAACCGGAAAAATCACTAGTAGTTCAATAGACATTTTAGATTGAAATAAACTTAGAAAGTCAATATTCAAGAGAGTAAAACAATAATTGCGATTTATGgcaaaaaatcaataaaaaaattgttagaaGTAGATTCAATTATATTTCATACTTCAAGTATGTTTAAAATTACATCACCACATAATGATTCTCCTCGTTTGTAAGTTATATTAAtgactaaaaaaaatgtttttttttttattctacacatacacttaataatattatctagatttCAAAAAGCGAATCCTAGGCGTGGGGTCCATAAAATCGTATCTAATTCAGAATCCAGCTCATAGCGGAGATACGTCGGCTATGAAAGTATGATGTGTCAGGACCGCGCGGCGTGGCAGGGGTGAAGTATATAAAGACCGTGTGATACCACCTCTGACATAGTTCTAGAGCCACGTGCATCTCAGCCGCACAAAAAATTCACAATGAAAGTTTTGGTGAGTTCAAATTTGGAATAAACTTACGTCCTAATCTTAAATTCCATCGAAGGTCACGGAGTCGAATTATGAAAACGCGGGTCAATACACAAATTACATTCAATTACATTAAAATCTCGGGTTTTGCAACAACTAGTTGCAACTGAACTAAAGGAGGTCAGTGGATGAGTTGAAGTCAACTTTGACATTAAGCTCCAGTGCTTTAAAGCTTCCAATTAAGTAcgattaaaatttaattgacattgctttttactttaaccattaagtaagtattttttaatagcTAGTAGTTAGCTATTTTATGtttataggtttcttttttacTACTTATTGGTAAAATAGAAGAAATGGAAACGTTAGCTTTATGTATAAATTTCACTGAGACAAAATTAAATTTCacgttaatattatgtttaactaCCTTATTTTTAATTCGAAATGTGCGtttctttcattttttttaataaatttcatttaacaatatttGTGAGCCATTACTATTGATATATAATCGACAAAATAATGCGTAGCTACTCGTAGATTATTTTTTGTAGTATTATGACGACTTTAGTTTGTTACGTGACttgccatattattatgtaggaaATCATTACGGTCCTTTTTGTGTACTCCTAATGACAGTGAGAGCAGAGAATTTATTAGAACACTATTTATACTTACGTATCTATTTGATAGATTCATATAACTTTCTTTTGACTTATCGAACTATATCAGCTATATTCGAAGTTTTTCTGGAttaatttggtaaaaatattaaacattggATTTTCTTCATGAGTACCTACAATATATTGCTTTTATTGACTTTCTGATATTTTACTTGTGAACTAGTTATTAagcaaaaaagtttaataactAGTTCACAAAGTTTTTAATAGACTTTTAGGTGTaaaacgatatttttaaatatttcttacaAGCAGCTTTAAAAGCTTTGAATTGGTAATTTTTCAATTACAAAGTTTCATAGGCAAACCTCTATCAGatcaatactaatataatattatgtaggtataaataatatgttCCAGATAGATCTCGTTTACTATATCAATGTCTTACGTAACTAGACAGTGGGTCAAATTTTTGACTACGCATAAATGATGAGTTTTGATGTCGCAAACTTCTGATCTCGTTTTAATAAGATCAATATCTACATTGACCTATCGTGTCCGGTGTCGAAAAcgtactaaaaaatattttccattcATAAAAATCAATTTGTAGCTTGCTTCGATCTTGTATGATTGACGATAAGTGGCCAAACTAAAATACACGCCTGTTCACACTTTTTCAGACCTATTTTCCTAAATTCTAGTTTTTTTTCGTCGAAACTAATATCGATCGTATATCtcattaagtatttaaagttaTGTAAGATTGTTCATCACACGTGGGTAGAGTGCCGTCTtcacaaatattaatatatgGAAATGATGCCAATAAAACGTTGACCTTGACATACAAACGGCACACCTTTCTCTATATTTGGAATAATTTATTACCATTAGAacatatttcaatatttaactTTTGTGTAAACGTACGTCTATCACtagatatttttaaacaatagaaTATGACTTTTGTGAAAGAACGAACTGTAACAACCAACAGCAATATTCAGACTGAGAGATTCGTTCTTTCGAAATCACCCAATTTGAAAATAACTAGTATCAATATACCACAATGACGCTAACAAGTTACAAAATGGCACGAAACAAGCTGAACATAATGCATAAAAACTGTTACATGTACCGACGTAATTGTCAATATGGATTACACGGCTTTCGCCGAGCGGCGGCGGCTGTCGCAACACCCATTGTAGCTCCACCTCATCTTACAACATCTCGAATATGATTAAGCTCTTCAGTATGACAacatagtaatgaaattttttttttgccttcGATCATTGGAATTACACTTAGAGATTATTTTGATAGTATAAGAAAGATcaaacatataaataatttacgaCTCTGGTAATCGAAAAAGAATCgaatttatatttcatttttcgAACATATTATTAGCTGGGAACTTATTGACGTAATCTTTTATACCTGTAATGTTATAAAGTATtgtttttgattaatttaaactgatcaaataatttgaaataagtTTTGTTACTAACAAGAGAATGATGTActaccagagaagttgattcctgggCACATGGGAGGATCCTGggaggacctaagtaatttggtcgcttcgtcaaacccagccgacagatcacaattaacattgaattgacatgatccgaccaaatgacgtaggtctaaTAACTGCCTAGTAGACAaattccttgatggtacatcacATGACACACACCTAAATATCAGGTTAGGCTAGatacctaaataaaaatatatagtattaaaatataatctacCAAATTATGATGTGAATTTTTCTCTTACATCATCTCATTTCTTTCTCTTTTATTCCAGATTGTTCTTTCCGTCGCGCTCGCCCTTGCGGCAGCCCTGCCACAGAGAGAGCAGGAGTACAGACAGATCGATGACTTCAGACCAAAAGTTGAGCTGACATCCACCTCCACCGTCATCCCCATCCTGCACTTCGACAAGGAGCAAGGCACCGACGGCAGCTACAAGACCTCGTAAGTCGCTCTTACCACTCACTAGCAAAGTTgaactatgtactatcagagaagttgattccaaggcagatgggagacctacgtagtgtggtcacgttacgtcaaaccaagccgacagatcacaataattaacattgaattgacatgatccgaccaaatgacgaatcaatttcctcgatggtacatggtTATGGACAAACATTGCGTAAGCTTATAGGGCACTTAAACGATCTGATTCTTCATAAATCTATCATCAATAATTCCATTTTAATCTACTACAAGTTTTATGTATGGATCATCAAATTATTTTAGTTaccatattaaaaataatataggaaATGCAGTATTTACCTATAATTCTTATCATTTCGATTGCAGATACGAGACTGGAAACAACATCTTATCTGAGGAAACCGGTCACTTGAGGGCTGCTGAGACCGCTGAAGGCATTCCAACCCTGGTCCAGGAAGGTTCATACTCCTACATCGCCCCCGACGGCACCCCCATCAACGTCCGCTACATCGCCGACGAGAAGGGATTCAGAGTCGAGGGAGACCACATCCCGACCCCACCCCCAGTCTCCGCTGAGATCCAGAAAGGATTAGACCTCATCTACGCCGGAATTGAAGCTAACAGGGTAAGCAATTGCATTGATTATACATACTAGTTTTATCCAAACTAGATAGTGCGGGTTCGCCCTCCTAAATTAGGAATATTAcggaaaccgaacatttttccgcaaaaaatagcctatgtcccatcacgtggtctactgcacatctgtgccaaataacttaaaaattcatccagtagttcgtgggataagcactttcaaataattttcccgtaattttccacattttcctctgtttcttcgctcctattggttCTAGagcaataacatttatattaccTACctttagcctttctcgataaatctGAAAGAATCTTTCTAATCGGagcagtagtttttgagataagtgcgttcaaacaaacaaactcttcagctttgtaaaattagtatagattcaattaaaattaactaTACTTTTTACGTGCAAGCTTGTGTAGTGCAAACTTGACGTAAAATAAATgcgtattaaatataaaaaaagctcATATCGATCTTTCTTTTTTACAGAGACGCGCTGAGCTCGAAGCCAGAGACAACCCTGAAGCAGCCCTGAAAAACGAGGAGAAAGCCGCCCTTAACTACAAGGGTCTCTACTACGGCAATTAAGCCTAAGCTAAGACCTAGGTTAATATGAAGTGAAGTTGGACTAGTCTCAAACATActcttataattataatagccTATGCAGTATGCGTGCTCTGGCACTGTTGTGTTCTACCATGTGATTTTGTTATTTCAACTACTCGAGAATTTTCTCTATTTATTGTAAGACTTGTTATTTTGTAAGATGTGTTCCGCCATCCCACGTCGATAAGTTCAATACGAATGTATTATACTATTGTAAATATATtgtctttttataattttcgaaaataaactgttaattatttatataatagttTATTGAGTTCAACCCTTTGCAACAGGATAAAGTAAGATGATGAATGAGCGAATGATCCGTtctaaaataagaaaataaaggaaaaactagcaataacaatttatttttcaaaaaaataattgctaaaaatgacaaaaactaTCTTGCAAATACAGTGCGTCTATAATGGGgtttataaaatttaagaaaatgatgttttttttattattaaatatttttaacacagcagatattattaattgtgtcgtgattatcacaataataatattaactgtgtcaaaaaatatttaaagctcTTTATACAAGTTTGTTGCACTTTGTGACTTTTTAGTATTTTTCAGTCCTAGTAAACCTTTTTATTGCTTCAATTATAATATGGAGAGTATAATACTTACTGAGAAATATCATAATATggagttttgtttttttttatcagaaaTCGGAATCAAAACTACCTGGAGTACTTGTTGCTAAAACTTACTGTCTTCGCTTTCTCCTAAAAAATTACGCGAATTTAAGCTCTGTACACTGTATACTATTATATGACTATAGCTATTTATCGAACTAGTGACTAGAGAAAAGCAATacgttataatatagtataatagtatgtaacagtaaaaatatttaatttgattatgGTTTGACTTGCTCTACAAACATATCATATTTGATTTTGACACACTAACTGTATGGGGCGAGACTCTTTACTCTGAACAAAAACTTTATCCAAGTACATGCTTCCGAACACTATTAGTATCTTGCCTTTTACGCAAAAAAATGTggataaaaacataaaattaaaaatataaaaaaaaagaatataaatagaGTTGAAAAGCAGTTATCCAGAAGCTAAGGTTAATCATatgtctttaatttttttattctactTTATGcgcaaaataaaagaatatggtATTTATTGTATCTTTTGAATGTTTgagtacatacaaaattatatttttcatcgtcatcataaatcataatatttcgaTCGGCAAATTACAAAAACTTAGAAGAAGgtaaaggacggcaacgcacttgcagctatTCTAATTTTGTGGAaaaaagcaactgccgtcgcccatggacacccatGTTGTTTtgtatcaggtgacccgtttgctcgtttccccattattttataaaaaaaagttacattgAAGACGAATATTTACTTCCTAAAAATGTTATGGCTCTTATGAAATGTAGGCTAACATAACTTATGTAAAATACATTAGTTAATATAGGCAACGAATATAAAGTAATTTTGACACACGCATAATGTGTTCTAAAAGTAATTCTAgtattttattagtgtcattAAATACCACACAGAAACAGGATTGGAAGGGTCATCCATGTCCGAAGTAACGTGTGTTTCATAATACTTCCAGACCTTTAGAAATACCGAATCGCCTTATTCAATCTTTGATTAGTATGATTTATTGAATTAGCAAATTGTCTgcgaattaattacattttatataacTTATTTAACCATCCTTTATGCGATATCAGCGGGAACCCAAGGGTGGCGGAAATATTTCTTTTAACAGATTATATTAACCGCTTTTATATGCGTCTTCTTTTTTAAAAGTCGGTTGATAATTCTGTAATCGCTCGTTATTACAACATTGGAAAATGTTCAATAAGTACTTTGAATTGCAGAAACCTAAGTAACAGAATACCTACAGTAAATACTACCaataacttttattaataaaagttattGGCAATATTTACACAGAGAaagcttacaagttacaacactttaaattattaaaagaaataatgTTTGGGAACGATAGTAACCCGagaaagtagtttttttttaatgaaataaaggggcaaacgagcaaacgggtcacctaatggaaagcaacttccgtcgcccatggacagtcgcagcatcggaagagctgcaggtgcgttgccggccttttaagagggaatagggtaataggggagggtagggatgggaagggaagggaataagggaggatagggaaggggattgggcctccggtaaactcactcactcggcgaaacacagtgcaagcgctgtttcacgccggttttctgtgggaacgtggtatttctccggtcgagccggcccattcatgccgaagcatggctctcccacgtataaagttatgtttaaattatatttttctacaACTAAGGGTACTAATAATATGAAGGAAAGTTTTAttctttttcataatcattattattggcGAAGATAATAAAGACGTATTTAGCTATAAAACGCATAAGATACAAAATGAAAGTTTACAGTACAGTTGTCTAGAGTACCTAATGCTACAtcaataaaaaccggccaagtcaaagtcaaagtcaattttttttattcagaataggtttttttcaaacactttccgaacgttgatgctactggggcctaccaccggttcgggaactgactcggcgagaagaaccggcgtaagaaactcgtacggggccatcttttaccaaaaagatggaaaattacaatgtcattatgactaaataaaaaaattaaaaaaactacaaagTTACATTCTGTAGTTAAATGTAGtgtagtttaattattattattatactatacgtGTGCATGTCACTGAACTCTTCCTAAATATTTGAAtgaatttgtttgtttgcattTGGGCACAAATTGGCCAGATTCAGAATTATCGTGCAGGAAAACgtctatagctatgtccacactgtgcactttcatctccaattttcgtcatccactttcattttggcgcattcaataattgaatgcgtcaagggacgcaacgccaatattattgtcatttttgaagttttggatacggtcagagggcatgcgtcgcgggcatgcctcacgttcgctgttgactgcgctataacgcatgcccttgacgaacagaaaaaggcacagtgtggacaaagcttatcaGCTTCGCTAATTTATAATTCTAATCAGCGCCTGAATACTTGTCCTTCTGTATTTTAGTCTGAAAAtcagctaatattattattatggtattaAACGAACTAGCTAACTACGAGTGGCAAGACATTACTGAATTAAACCTCTCAGAATCAAACGAAAATTCCTATCAGTAAACAGCAATGGGCTATTACAAAGGGTGTTCGTATAAATTAATAGTTAAATTTCGTATCGCGTTCAAAACATAGGGTTTCCTTAAACACCATATAATTACAGTACATCGATGTAACAAGTTTTTGATGATATTCCAAATGTAGAAAACACTGAGCACCTTAAATGCTTGGACGAATAAATTATGTGCAAGACGAATCGCCTGAATCCTGTACGCGGGTCGGTAAGTTCATAGGTAAAGAAGCTAGTATATAAACCTATTGCACTGTCACAGACATCATACTTGCAGCTGCATCTTTGTGAATCTTCGTGCTTAGAGAAAATGAGTAAAATGGTAAGAATATCGCTTTAAAATTGGAATAGGGGAGTTGGGGGTAGGCCAATAgaataaagattaaaattattgtagacGAAATTTTCACTattgatgatttttttatttattttagctttaaaaatgtttttagtgtttcaataaacaatttttatataaaattggcGGTGCGCAGTTGGAAAGGTAGTTTTATAATTTGTCATCATTACATTTTTTCCAAAGCcaacaataatttaaacttacttcaaaatttttgggagtaaacaaaatatatttatgccaGCCAAAGTTGTGTtgtatttaattataacattGTAATAAATTCCCGGCTTAATATCTGCAACGCAAAAGTTTAAATTCATTATAGTATgagaaatcatttattttaatagtaactaaTTACTATAATGgtattttttgtctttcaaaAAACGATATTGTGAAACAATGCATCTGTATAAGGAAATGTTGAAGAGCCGCTTAGTTTGCAAAACACATGACCTATCACTTAGCTATCCTCTCTCAGATGTGCTAAGGGTCAGAGAGCGAAATgcttcatttaaattttatatgctgATATTTCcttaggttaaaaatatgacccttGTGGTCAGGTAAAAGATgtcaattattttgatattgaaCTTTTTTCAAAATAACACCTTAATTTCAAtcaagaaaatttattttttttcatgtaaAACGAAAAACACTGTATAATTTTTCttgtctatataatattatgtctatgcctatagaatcattattattattatttcgctaTTTCTCTCATGTGGATAAAGGAAATATAAAACACATTATCAttactaaaatacaacataatGGCTCTAATTGTTGTTACAATTAAAGTCAGTTAGATATGTTGTAAACCGTTGTATATAAAGTCTTAGTTCACTCATAAACGGAATTTCAGcattcaaatatataaaaaaactgcttGCATAATGTATTACAATAGTTATGTAAAGCGACGAATGCAATTTATTtccattaattataaatatcgaTTGATATCTCTACAGGCTTCAGTGAAGCATGACCCTTTATAATAGTTACTTAAcagttagttttatttattattatttgcctgAAAAAgagtaactataatattttcacaggagaaatattttaataaaagttctCCTTCGACTTTTGACTGAGCAAAATTTCATGCCCGTAAAAATAGCTGCCGTTTACATATTTCCATTTTTTGCAAAATAGGTAATAATCGTGTTCAGATGCAGATTCCTGTTGTGAATTCTATTGTTACACAATATAGAAGATAAAAATGAACTAATTACAACTCACTTCTTAgttaaattcaaattaactTAATTAAATGTATGCCTTACCGTATTTACTAATTTTTGTTACTTGTAATAGGTACTTCTACCTAATtgaatacttattaaaatatatcagAGATTTTCTAGGTCGGATAAgtataatctatattaatattataattctgcagagtttgttagtttgtttctttgtttgtttgtttgtttgaacgcgctaatctcaggaactactggtccgatttgaaaaattctttcagtgttagatagcccatttattgaagaaggctatattttatcacgctaagactaatagaaacgaagaaatagaggaaaatgtagaaaaaaacggggtaaattatttgaaagggcttatttgaacgcgctaatctcaggaactactggtccgatttgaaaacttttttcagtgttagatagcccattgatcgaggaaggctataggctatattttatcacgctaagactaataaaagcgaagaaatagtggaaaatgtggaaaaaacgggggaaattatataaaagggcttatttaatcgcgctaatctcaggaactactggttcgatttaaaaaatctttcagtattcgatagcccatttgttgagaaaggttataggctatattttatcatgctaagactaataaaagcgaagaaatagaggaaagagtgaaaaaaacgggaggaaattatttgaaagggcttatttgaacgcgctaatctcaggaactactggtctaatttgaaaaattatttcagtgttagatagcctatttattgaggaaggccataagctatattttattattctacaactaataggagcgaataaatagaggaaagtgtggaaaaaacgggggaaattatatgaaattgcttattatcttaagattcttaagaactactggagcaatttttatgttatttggcaaacatgaagaatagaccacgttaagggacataggctatttttttgcggaaaaatgtacggtcgcgagaaattcctaaattaggcaagcgaagccgcgcggaacatctatatataataaaatcgtaggaaagtcaatgctgtacattgaatatttttgtacaataaataatacttgggacgtgatctactatactaacgcggacgaagtcgcgggcaacagctagtattatataccataaaaaaaaattggttcatagacagttgacggacccACGTCAATTGGTTGGATTAGGTCAACTTAATGTAAGTCATCATATTCTGTTAGCTGAGTTAGACAAAACGTGACGaaaatacgtaggtccacctattaattaacttttttgATAGTATTTCTTGCTACGAAGttaaatcttattttttattattacagaTAAACGTGGTTTTCTTCTGCCTACTAGCAGCCAAATTGGTAAGTGGAGCAGCTGTCAAAGAGGGAGATGTAATACCGATCTTAAAGTTTGAAATCGAAGGACCCAATGCTGATGGAACTTACAAGTGGCTGTAAGTATGTTCTCTGGAAGTATAATCACTAGATTACAGATTCATAAGAATATTTTGGCGATGGTGTGAATGGTGATTAGACGGTGAatcaaaaaagaaaatatggaTTCATATGCAAATAGCGGACTTACatcatttggttgggttatgatAATTCTACATttgtcgtgatctgtcggctgagtttgactTAGGgtaaccaaattacgtaggtccgccatctgcttgtgtatcaacttctctgatagtaagtaCTCGTACTATCAgcgaagttgattcctagatgGGGGAGCTATGTAGTTTAGTTGCGTTATTTcaagcccagccgacagatcacaattaatattgaattgacatgatccgaccaaatgacgttggtctgtcaactggaatcaataggaatcaatttcctcgatggtacattggaAGATTACAGCAACAAATCTACTTAAGTACTTTATTAATTTCCAAAAAATACAGGTATGAAACGGGCAATGAAATAAAAGCTGAAGAGTCAGGCTACGTCAAAAACTTTGGCA
This region includes:
- the LOC121731052 gene encoding endocuticle structural glycoprotein SgAbd-2-like: MKVLIVLSVALALAAALPQREQEYRQIDDFRPKVELTSTSTVIPILHFDKEQGTDGSYKTSYETGNNILSEETGHLRAAETAEGIPTLVQEGSYSYIAPDGTPINVRYIADEKGFRVEGDHIPTPPPVSAEIQKGLDLIYAGIEANRRRAELEARDNPEAALKNEEKAALNYKGLYYGN